A genomic window from Salvia miltiorrhiza cultivar Shanhuang (shh) chromosome 5, IMPLAD_Smil_shh, whole genome shotgun sequence includes:
- the LOC130985805 gene encoding uncharacterized protein LOC130985805 isoform X4, protein MVISSLPKAIVPIAKSFVLQFRQPLKISQGFPKTLCLFTKMSSWTCSKCTFINPPAQNSRCEICLSAPPQPLVLAPSPPPESMWSCAVCTLLNPYSRAICEICGTRATATRLTTLEIDDDDLDKDFSVGSVFQPLKACSSANKENIDVGGDASCSAKLSVDNGGSRVCDDGGKLGLSAGLRLCSNKRKDREEDDGGRSSGFRAIKDSSKPIVAKPLAAAAAGETHLCSESKTWKLLSYNVWFRQEVEMHKRMRALGDLIELHSPDVMCFQEVTPISYDIFQKSSWWKGYRCSLPDETAFPAGYFCMQLSKLPVKSYSSKPFHNSVMARELCVAEVEVLPGTTMVVATSHLESPNPSPPTWNQMFSKERVVQANEALRLLGKNENVIFCGDMNWDEKRDGAFPLAGGWVDAWTELRPGEDGWTYDTKSNKMLTGSRGVQKRLDRFICKLKDLKIRKIEMIGRDAIAGVSYIKEKRVKGQVKELSLPVLPSDHYGLLLTISTT, encoded by the exons atggTGATATCTTCACTGCCAAAGGCAATCGTACCAATAGCAAAATCCTTTGTCCTCCAATTTCGACAACCTCTCAAAATTTCCCAAGGATTCCCCAAAACCCTTTGTTTATTCACAAAAATGTCTTCTTGGACATGCTCCAAGTGCACGTTCATCAATCCCCCCGCCCAGAATTCGCGCTGCGAAATCTGCCTCTCCGCGCCACCTCAGCCGCTCGTATTGGCCCCATCGCCGCCACCTGAATCCATGTGGTCATGCGCCGTATGCACATTATTGAACCCTTATTCCAGAGCAATATGCGAAATATGCGGCACTAGGGCCACCGCGACTCGGCTGACGACTCTTgaaattgatgatgatgatctcGACAAAGATTTCTCCGTCGGCAGCGTTTTCCAACCGCTGAAGGCTTGTAGCAGTGCcaataaagaaaatattgatGTCGGCGGCGATGCTAGTTGTTCTGCAAAGTTGAGTGTTGATAATGGTGGTAGTAGAGTGTGTGATGATGGGGGGAAATTAGGTTTATCTGCTGGACTGCGGCTTTGCAGTAATAAGAGGAAAGATAGGGAGGAAGATGATGGGGGTCGCTCTTCCGGGTTTCGAGCTATAAAGGAttcaagtaagcccattgtAGCTAAACCATTAG cagcagcagcagcaggtgaAACTCATTTGTGCTCGGAATCAAAAACATGGAAGCTTTTGAGCTACAACGTTTGGTTCCGTCAAGAAGTTGAGATGCACAAGAGGATGAGAGCACTTGGGGACCTTATCGAATTGCACTCACCTGATGTGATGTGCTTTCAG GAGGTTACTCCCATTTCTTATGACATCTTCCAGAAATCAAGCTGGTGGAAGGGGTACCGTTGCTCGCTGCCAGATGAGACTGCATTCCCAGCAGGATACTTCTGCATGCAG TTATCCAAATTGCCAGTTAAATCCTATAGCAGCAAGCCCTTCCACAATTCTGTCATGGCACGAGAGCTTTGTGTTGCAGAAGTAGAAGTGCTGCCAGGAACGACAATGGTTGTTGCCACGAGCCATTTAGAAAGTCCGAATCCAAGCCCTCCGACTTGGAACCAGATGTTCAGCAAAGAACGTGTTGTGCAGGCTAACGAGGCCTTGAGGTTGCTGGGGAAGAATGAGAATGTGATATTCTGCGGTGACATGAACTGGGATGAGAAACGGGATGGGGCTTTTCCTCTAGCGGGCGGATGGGTGGATGCGTGGACAGAGCTGAGGCCCGGAGAAGATGGATGGACTTACGACACAAAATCGAACAAGATGCTGACTGGCAGCCGGGGTGTGCAGAAACGACTGGATAGATTCATTTGCAAGCTGAAGGATTTGAAGATAAGGAAGATTGAGATGATTGGTAGAGATGCGATTGCAGGCGTGTCGTATATCAAAGAGAAAAGAGTGAAAGGGCAGGTGAAGGAGCTGTCGCTTCCAGTTTTGCCTAGTGATCACTATGGTTTGCTATTAACAATCTCTACCACTTAG
- the LOC130985805 gene encoding uncharacterized protein LOC130985805 isoform X5 translates to MVISSLPKAIVPIAKSFVLQFRQPLKISQGFPKTLCLFTKMSSWTCSKCTFINPPAQNSRCEICLSAPPQPLVLAPSPPPESMWSCAVCTLLNPYSRAICEICGTRATATRLTTLEIDDDDLDKDFSVGSVFQPLKACSSANKENIDVGGDASCSAKLSVDNGGSRVCDDGGKLGLSAGLRLCSNKRKDREEDDGGRSSGFRAIKDSSKPIVAKPLAAAGETHLCSESKTWKLLSYNVWFRQEVEMHKRMRALGDLIELHSPDVMCFQEVTPISYDIFQKSSWWKGYRCSLPDETAFPAGYFCMQLSKLPVKSYSSKPFHNSVMARELCVAEVEVLPGTTMVVATSHLESPNPSPPTWNQMFSKERVVQANEALRLLGKNENVIFCGDMNWDEKRDGAFPLAGGWVDAWTELRPGEDGWTYDTKSNKMLTGSRGVQKRLDRFICKLKDLKIRKIEMIGRDAIAGVSYIKEKRVKGQVKELSLPVLPSDHYGLLLTISTT, encoded by the exons atggTGATATCTTCACTGCCAAAGGCAATCGTACCAATAGCAAAATCCTTTGTCCTCCAATTTCGACAACCTCTCAAAATTTCCCAAGGATTCCCCAAAACCCTTTGTTTATTCACAAAAATGTCTTCTTGGACATGCTCCAAGTGCACGTTCATCAATCCCCCCGCCCAGAATTCGCGCTGCGAAATCTGCCTCTCCGCGCCACCTCAGCCGCTCGTATTGGCCCCATCGCCGCCACCTGAATCCATGTGGTCATGCGCCGTATGCACATTATTGAACCCTTATTCCAGAGCAATATGCGAAATATGCGGCACTAGGGCCACCGCGACTCGGCTGACGACTCTTgaaattgatgatgatgatctcGACAAAGATTTCTCCGTCGGCAGCGTTTTCCAACCGCTGAAGGCTTGTAGCAGTGCcaataaagaaaatattgatGTCGGCGGCGATGCTAGTTGTTCTGCAAAGTTGAGTGTTGATAATGGTGGTAGTAGAGTGTGTGATGATGGGGGGAAATTAGGTTTATCTGCTGGACTGCGGCTTTGCAGTAATAAGAGGAAAGATAGGGAGGAAGATGATGGGGGTCGCTCTTCCGGGTTTCGAGCTATAAAGGAttcaagtaagcccattgtAGCTAAACCATTAG cagcagcaggtgaAACTCATTTGTGCTCGGAATCAAAAACATGGAAGCTTTTGAGCTACAACGTTTGGTTCCGTCAAGAAGTTGAGATGCACAAGAGGATGAGAGCACTTGGGGACCTTATCGAATTGCACTCACCTGATGTGATGTGCTTTCAG GAGGTTACTCCCATTTCTTATGACATCTTCCAGAAATCAAGCTGGTGGAAGGGGTACCGTTGCTCGCTGCCAGATGAGACTGCATTCCCAGCAGGATACTTCTGCATGCAG TTATCCAAATTGCCAGTTAAATCCTATAGCAGCAAGCCCTTCCACAATTCTGTCATGGCACGAGAGCTTTGTGTTGCAGAAGTAGAAGTGCTGCCAGGAACGACAATGGTTGTTGCCACGAGCCATTTAGAAAGTCCGAATCCAAGCCCTCCGACTTGGAACCAGATGTTCAGCAAAGAACGTGTTGTGCAGGCTAACGAGGCCTTGAGGTTGCTGGGGAAGAATGAGAATGTGATATTCTGCGGTGACATGAACTGGGATGAGAAACGGGATGGGGCTTTTCCTCTAGCGGGCGGATGGGTGGATGCGTGGACAGAGCTGAGGCCCGGAGAAGATGGATGGACTTACGACACAAAATCGAACAAGATGCTGACTGGCAGCCGGGGTGTGCAGAAACGACTGGATAGATTCATTTGCAAGCTGAAGGATTTGAAGATAAGGAAGATTGAGATGATTGGTAGAGATGCGATTGCAGGCGTGTCGTATATCAAAGAGAAAAGAGTGAAAGGGCAGGTGAAGGAGCTGTCGCTTCCAGTTTTGCCTAGTGATCACTATGGTTTGCTATTAACAATCTCTACCACTTAG
- the LOC130985805 gene encoding uncharacterized protein LOC130985805 isoform X3 — translation MVISSLPKAIVPIAKSFVLQFRQPLKISQGFPKTLCLFTKMSSWTCSKCTFINPPAQNSRCEICLSAPPQPLVLAPSPPPESMWSCAVCTLLNPYSRAICEICGTRATATRLTTLEIDDDDLDKDFSVGSVFQPLKACSSANKENIDVGGDASCSAKLSVDNGGSRVCDDGGKLGLSAGLRLCSNKRKDREEDDGGRSSGFRAIKDSSKPIVAKPLAAAAAAGETHLCSESKTWKLLSYNVWFRQEVEMHKRMRALGDLIELHSPDVMCFQEVTPISYDIFQKSSWWKGYRCSLPDETAFPAGYFCMQLSKLPVKSYSSKPFHNSVMARELCVAEVEVLPGTTMVVATSHLESPNPSPPTWNQMFSKERVVQANEALRLLGKNENVIFCGDMNWDEKRDGAFPLAGGWVDAWTELRPGEDGWTYDTKSNKMLTGSRGVQKRLDRFICKLKDLKIRKIEMIGRDAIAGVSYIKEKRVKGQVKELSLPVLPSDHYGLLLTISTT, via the exons atggTGATATCTTCACTGCCAAAGGCAATCGTACCAATAGCAAAATCCTTTGTCCTCCAATTTCGACAACCTCTCAAAATTTCCCAAGGATTCCCCAAAACCCTTTGTTTATTCACAAAAATGTCTTCTTGGACATGCTCCAAGTGCACGTTCATCAATCCCCCCGCCCAGAATTCGCGCTGCGAAATCTGCCTCTCCGCGCCACCTCAGCCGCTCGTATTGGCCCCATCGCCGCCACCTGAATCCATGTGGTCATGCGCCGTATGCACATTATTGAACCCTTATTCCAGAGCAATATGCGAAATATGCGGCACTAGGGCCACCGCGACTCGGCTGACGACTCTTgaaattgatgatgatgatctcGACAAAGATTTCTCCGTCGGCAGCGTTTTCCAACCGCTGAAGGCTTGTAGCAGTGCcaataaagaaaatattgatGTCGGCGGCGATGCTAGTTGTTCTGCAAAGTTGAGTGTTGATAATGGTGGTAGTAGAGTGTGTGATGATGGGGGGAAATTAGGTTTATCTGCTGGACTGCGGCTTTGCAGTAATAAGAGGAAAGATAGGGAGGAAGATGATGGGGGTCGCTCTTCCGGGTTTCGAGCTATAAAGGAttcaagtaagcccattgtAGCTAAACCATTAG cagcagcagcagcagcaggtgaAACTCATTTGTGCTCGGAATCAAAAACATGGAAGCTTTTGAGCTACAACGTTTGGTTCCGTCAAGAAGTTGAGATGCACAAGAGGATGAGAGCACTTGGGGACCTTATCGAATTGCACTCACCTGATGTGATGTGCTTTCAG GAGGTTACTCCCATTTCTTATGACATCTTCCAGAAATCAAGCTGGTGGAAGGGGTACCGTTGCTCGCTGCCAGATGAGACTGCATTCCCAGCAGGATACTTCTGCATGCAG TTATCCAAATTGCCAGTTAAATCCTATAGCAGCAAGCCCTTCCACAATTCTGTCATGGCACGAGAGCTTTGTGTTGCAGAAGTAGAAGTGCTGCCAGGAACGACAATGGTTGTTGCCACGAGCCATTTAGAAAGTCCGAATCCAAGCCCTCCGACTTGGAACCAGATGTTCAGCAAAGAACGTGTTGTGCAGGCTAACGAGGCCTTGAGGTTGCTGGGGAAGAATGAGAATGTGATATTCTGCGGTGACATGAACTGGGATGAGAAACGGGATGGGGCTTTTCCTCTAGCGGGCGGATGGGTGGATGCGTGGACAGAGCTGAGGCCCGGAGAAGATGGATGGACTTACGACACAAAATCGAACAAGATGCTGACTGGCAGCCGGGGTGTGCAGAAACGACTGGATAGATTCATTTGCAAGCTGAAGGATTTGAAGATAAGGAAGATTGAGATGATTGGTAGAGATGCGATTGCAGGCGTGTCGTATATCAAAGAGAAAAGAGTGAAAGGGCAGGTGAAGGAGCTGTCGCTTCCAGTTTTGCCTAGTGATCACTATGGTTTGCTATTAACAATCTCTACCACTTAG
- the LOC130985805 gene encoding uncharacterized protein LOC130985805 isoform X2: MVISSLPKAIVPIAKSFVLQFRQPLKISQGFPKTLCLFTKMSSWTCSKCTFINPPAQNSRCEICLSAPPQPLVLAPSPPPESMWSCAVCTLLNPYSRAICEICGTRATATRLTTLEIDDDDLDKDFSVGSVFQPLKACSSANKENIDVGGDASCSAKLSVDNGGSRVCDDGGKLGLSAGLRLCSNKRKDREEDDGGRSSGFRAIKDSSKPIVAKPLAAAAAAAGETHLCSESKTWKLLSYNVWFRQEVEMHKRMRALGDLIELHSPDVMCFQEVTPISYDIFQKSSWWKGYRCSLPDETAFPAGYFCMQLSKLPVKSYSSKPFHNSVMARELCVAEVEVLPGTTMVVATSHLESPNPSPPTWNQMFSKERVVQANEALRLLGKNENVIFCGDMNWDEKRDGAFPLAGGWVDAWTELRPGEDGWTYDTKSNKMLTGSRGVQKRLDRFICKLKDLKIRKIEMIGRDAIAGVSYIKEKRVKGQVKELSLPVLPSDHYGLLLTISTT; encoded by the exons atggTGATATCTTCACTGCCAAAGGCAATCGTACCAATAGCAAAATCCTTTGTCCTCCAATTTCGACAACCTCTCAAAATTTCCCAAGGATTCCCCAAAACCCTTTGTTTATTCACAAAAATGTCTTCTTGGACATGCTCCAAGTGCACGTTCATCAATCCCCCCGCCCAGAATTCGCGCTGCGAAATCTGCCTCTCCGCGCCACCTCAGCCGCTCGTATTGGCCCCATCGCCGCCACCTGAATCCATGTGGTCATGCGCCGTATGCACATTATTGAACCCTTATTCCAGAGCAATATGCGAAATATGCGGCACTAGGGCCACCGCGACTCGGCTGACGACTCTTgaaattgatgatgatgatctcGACAAAGATTTCTCCGTCGGCAGCGTTTTCCAACCGCTGAAGGCTTGTAGCAGTGCcaataaagaaaatattgatGTCGGCGGCGATGCTAGTTGTTCTGCAAAGTTGAGTGTTGATAATGGTGGTAGTAGAGTGTGTGATGATGGGGGGAAATTAGGTTTATCTGCTGGACTGCGGCTTTGCAGTAATAAGAGGAAAGATAGGGAGGAAGATGATGGGGGTCGCTCTTCCGGGTTTCGAGCTATAAAGGAttcaagtaagcccattgtAGCTAAACCATTAG cagcagcagcagcagcagcaggtgaAACTCATTTGTGCTCGGAATCAAAAACATGGAAGCTTTTGAGCTACAACGTTTGGTTCCGTCAAGAAGTTGAGATGCACAAGAGGATGAGAGCACTTGGGGACCTTATCGAATTGCACTCACCTGATGTGATGTGCTTTCAG GAGGTTACTCCCATTTCTTATGACATCTTCCAGAAATCAAGCTGGTGGAAGGGGTACCGTTGCTCGCTGCCAGATGAGACTGCATTCCCAGCAGGATACTTCTGCATGCAG TTATCCAAATTGCCAGTTAAATCCTATAGCAGCAAGCCCTTCCACAATTCTGTCATGGCACGAGAGCTTTGTGTTGCAGAAGTAGAAGTGCTGCCAGGAACGACAATGGTTGTTGCCACGAGCCATTTAGAAAGTCCGAATCCAAGCCCTCCGACTTGGAACCAGATGTTCAGCAAAGAACGTGTTGTGCAGGCTAACGAGGCCTTGAGGTTGCTGGGGAAGAATGAGAATGTGATATTCTGCGGTGACATGAACTGGGATGAGAAACGGGATGGGGCTTTTCCTCTAGCGGGCGGATGGGTGGATGCGTGGACAGAGCTGAGGCCCGGAGAAGATGGATGGACTTACGACACAAAATCGAACAAGATGCTGACTGGCAGCCGGGGTGTGCAGAAACGACTGGATAGATTCATTTGCAAGCTGAAGGATTTGAAGATAAGGAAGATTGAGATGATTGGTAGAGATGCGATTGCAGGCGTGTCGTATATCAAAGAGAAAAGAGTGAAAGGGCAGGTGAAGGAGCTGTCGCTTCCAGTTTTGCCTAGTGATCACTATGGTTTGCTATTAACAATCTCTACCACTTAG
- the LOC130985805 gene encoding uncharacterized protein LOC130985805 isoform X1, which translates to MVISSLPKAIVPIAKSFVLQFRQPLKISQGFPKTLCLFTKMSSWTCSKCTFINPPAQNSRCEICLSAPPQPLVLAPSPPPESMWSCAVCTLLNPYSRAICEICGTRATATRLTTLEIDDDDLDKDFSVGSVFQPLKACSSANKENIDVGGDASCSAKLSVDNGGSRVCDDGGKLGLSAGLRLCSNKRKDREEDDGGRSSGFRAIKDSSKPIVAKPLAAAAAAAAGETHLCSESKTWKLLSYNVWFRQEVEMHKRMRALGDLIELHSPDVMCFQEVTPISYDIFQKSSWWKGYRCSLPDETAFPAGYFCMQLSKLPVKSYSSKPFHNSVMARELCVAEVEVLPGTTMVVATSHLESPNPSPPTWNQMFSKERVVQANEALRLLGKNENVIFCGDMNWDEKRDGAFPLAGGWVDAWTELRPGEDGWTYDTKSNKMLTGSRGVQKRLDRFICKLKDLKIRKIEMIGRDAIAGVSYIKEKRVKGQVKELSLPVLPSDHYGLLLTISTT; encoded by the exons atggTGATATCTTCACTGCCAAAGGCAATCGTACCAATAGCAAAATCCTTTGTCCTCCAATTTCGACAACCTCTCAAAATTTCCCAAGGATTCCCCAAAACCCTTTGTTTATTCACAAAAATGTCTTCTTGGACATGCTCCAAGTGCACGTTCATCAATCCCCCCGCCCAGAATTCGCGCTGCGAAATCTGCCTCTCCGCGCCACCTCAGCCGCTCGTATTGGCCCCATCGCCGCCACCTGAATCCATGTGGTCATGCGCCGTATGCACATTATTGAACCCTTATTCCAGAGCAATATGCGAAATATGCGGCACTAGGGCCACCGCGACTCGGCTGACGACTCTTgaaattgatgatgatgatctcGACAAAGATTTCTCCGTCGGCAGCGTTTTCCAACCGCTGAAGGCTTGTAGCAGTGCcaataaagaaaatattgatGTCGGCGGCGATGCTAGTTGTTCTGCAAAGTTGAGTGTTGATAATGGTGGTAGTAGAGTGTGTGATGATGGGGGGAAATTAGGTTTATCTGCTGGACTGCGGCTTTGCAGTAATAAGAGGAAAGATAGGGAGGAAGATGATGGGGGTCGCTCTTCCGGGTTTCGAGCTATAAAGGAttcaagtaagcccattgtAGCTAAACCATTAG cagcagcagcagcagcagcagcaggtgaAACTCATTTGTGCTCGGAATCAAAAACATGGAAGCTTTTGAGCTACAACGTTTGGTTCCGTCAAGAAGTTGAGATGCACAAGAGGATGAGAGCACTTGGGGACCTTATCGAATTGCACTCACCTGATGTGATGTGCTTTCAG GAGGTTACTCCCATTTCTTATGACATCTTCCAGAAATCAAGCTGGTGGAAGGGGTACCGTTGCTCGCTGCCAGATGAGACTGCATTCCCAGCAGGATACTTCTGCATGCAG TTATCCAAATTGCCAGTTAAATCCTATAGCAGCAAGCCCTTCCACAATTCTGTCATGGCACGAGAGCTTTGTGTTGCAGAAGTAGAAGTGCTGCCAGGAACGACAATGGTTGTTGCCACGAGCCATTTAGAAAGTCCGAATCCAAGCCCTCCGACTTGGAACCAGATGTTCAGCAAAGAACGTGTTGTGCAGGCTAACGAGGCCTTGAGGTTGCTGGGGAAGAATGAGAATGTGATATTCTGCGGTGACATGAACTGGGATGAGAAACGGGATGGGGCTTTTCCTCTAGCGGGCGGATGGGTGGATGCGTGGACAGAGCTGAGGCCCGGAGAAGATGGATGGACTTACGACACAAAATCGAACAAGATGCTGACTGGCAGCCGGGGTGTGCAGAAACGACTGGATAGATTCATTTGCAAGCTGAAGGATTTGAAGATAAGGAAGATTGAGATGATTGGTAGAGATGCGATTGCAGGCGTGTCGTATATCAAAGAGAAAAGAGTGAAAGGGCAGGTGAAGGAGCTGTCGCTTCCAGTTTTGCCTAGTGATCACTATGGTTTGCTATTAACAATCTCTACCACTTAG
- the LOC130985805 gene encoding uncharacterized protein LOC130985805 isoform X7: MVISSLPKAIVPIAKSFVLQFRQPLKISQGFPKTLCLFTKMSSWTCSKCTFINPPAQNSRCEICLSAPPQPLVLAPSPPPESMWSCAVCTLLNPYSRAICEICGTRATATRLTTLEIDDDDLDKDFSVGSVFQPLKACSSANKENIDVGGDASCSAKLSVDNGGSRVCDDGGKLGLSAGLRLCSNKRKDREEDDGGRSSGFRAIKDSSKPIVAKPLAGETHLCSESKTWKLLSYNVWFRQEVEMHKRMRALGDLIELHSPDVMCFQEVTPISYDIFQKSSWWKGYRCSLPDETAFPAGYFCMQLSKLPVKSYSSKPFHNSVMARELCVAEVEVLPGTTMVVATSHLESPNPSPPTWNQMFSKERVVQANEALRLLGKNENVIFCGDMNWDEKRDGAFPLAGGWVDAWTELRPGEDGWTYDTKSNKMLTGSRGVQKRLDRFICKLKDLKIRKIEMIGRDAIAGVSYIKEKRVKGQVKELSLPVLPSDHYGLLLTISTT; encoded by the exons atggTGATATCTTCACTGCCAAAGGCAATCGTACCAATAGCAAAATCCTTTGTCCTCCAATTTCGACAACCTCTCAAAATTTCCCAAGGATTCCCCAAAACCCTTTGTTTATTCACAAAAATGTCTTCTTGGACATGCTCCAAGTGCACGTTCATCAATCCCCCCGCCCAGAATTCGCGCTGCGAAATCTGCCTCTCCGCGCCACCTCAGCCGCTCGTATTGGCCCCATCGCCGCCACCTGAATCCATGTGGTCATGCGCCGTATGCACATTATTGAACCCTTATTCCAGAGCAATATGCGAAATATGCGGCACTAGGGCCACCGCGACTCGGCTGACGACTCTTgaaattgatgatgatgatctcGACAAAGATTTCTCCGTCGGCAGCGTTTTCCAACCGCTGAAGGCTTGTAGCAGTGCcaataaagaaaatattgatGTCGGCGGCGATGCTAGTTGTTCTGCAAAGTTGAGTGTTGATAATGGTGGTAGTAGAGTGTGTGATGATGGGGGGAAATTAGGTTTATCTGCTGGACTGCGGCTTTGCAGTAATAAGAGGAAAGATAGGGAGGAAGATGATGGGGGTCGCTCTTCCGGGTTTCGAGCTATAAAGGAttcaagtaagcccattgtAGCTAAACCATTAG caggtgaAACTCATTTGTGCTCGGAATCAAAAACATGGAAGCTTTTGAGCTACAACGTTTGGTTCCGTCAAGAAGTTGAGATGCACAAGAGGATGAGAGCACTTGGGGACCTTATCGAATTGCACTCACCTGATGTGATGTGCTTTCAG GAGGTTACTCCCATTTCTTATGACATCTTCCAGAAATCAAGCTGGTGGAAGGGGTACCGTTGCTCGCTGCCAGATGAGACTGCATTCCCAGCAGGATACTTCTGCATGCAG TTATCCAAATTGCCAGTTAAATCCTATAGCAGCAAGCCCTTCCACAATTCTGTCATGGCACGAGAGCTTTGTGTTGCAGAAGTAGAAGTGCTGCCAGGAACGACAATGGTTGTTGCCACGAGCCATTTAGAAAGTCCGAATCCAAGCCCTCCGACTTGGAACCAGATGTTCAGCAAAGAACGTGTTGTGCAGGCTAACGAGGCCTTGAGGTTGCTGGGGAAGAATGAGAATGTGATATTCTGCGGTGACATGAACTGGGATGAGAAACGGGATGGGGCTTTTCCTCTAGCGGGCGGATGGGTGGATGCGTGGACAGAGCTGAGGCCCGGAGAAGATGGATGGACTTACGACACAAAATCGAACAAGATGCTGACTGGCAGCCGGGGTGTGCAGAAACGACTGGATAGATTCATTTGCAAGCTGAAGGATTTGAAGATAAGGAAGATTGAGATGATTGGTAGAGATGCGATTGCAGGCGTGTCGTATATCAAAGAGAAAAGAGTGAAAGGGCAGGTGAAGGAGCTGTCGCTTCCAGTTTTGCCTAGTGATCACTATGGTTTGCTATTAACAATCTCTACCACTTAG
- the LOC130985805 gene encoding uncharacterized protein LOC130985805 isoform X6: protein MVISSLPKAIVPIAKSFVLQFRQPLKISQGFPKTLCLFTKMSSWTCSKCTFINPPAQNSRCEICLSAPPQPLVLAPSPPPESMWSCAVCTLLNPYSRAICEICGTRATATRLTTLEIDDDDLDKDFSVGSVFQPLKACSSANKENIDVGGDASCSAKLSVDNGGSRVCDDGGKLGLSAGLRLCSNKRKDREEDDGGRSSGFRAIKDSSKPIVAKPLAAGETHLCSESKTWKLLSYNVWFRQEVEMHKRMRALGDLIELHSPDVMCFQEVTPISYDIFQKSSWWKGYRCSLPDETAFPAGYFCMQLSKLPVKSYSSKPFHNSVMARELCVAEVEVLPGTTMVVATSHLESPNPSPPTWNQMFSKERVVQANEALRLLGKNENVIFCGDMNWDEKRDGAFPLAGGWVDAWTELRPGEDGWTYDTKSNKMLTGSRGVQKRLDRFICKLKDLKIRKIEMIGRDAIAGVSYIKEKRVKGQVKELSLPVLPSDHYGLLLTISTT from the exons atggTGATATCTTCACTGCCAAAGGCAATCGTACCAATAGCAAAATCCTTTGTCCTCCAATTTCGACAACCTCTCAAAATTTCCCAAGGATTCCCCAAAACCCTTTGTTTATTCACAAAAATGTCTTCTTGGACATGCTCCAAGTGCACGTTCATCAATCCCCCCGCCCAGAATTCGCGCTGCGAAATCTGCCTCTCCGCGCCACCTCAGCCGCTCGTATTGGCCCCATCGCCGCCACCTGAATCCATGTGGTCATGCGCCGTATGCACATTATTGAACCCTTATTCCAGAGCAATATGCGAAATATGCGGCACTAGGGCCACCGCGACTCGGCTGACGACTCTTgaaattgatgatgatgatctcGACAAAGATTTCTCCGTCGGCAGCGTTTTCCAACCGCTGAAGGCTTGTAGCAGTGCcaataaagaaaatattgatGTCGGCGGCGATGCTAGTTGTTCTGCAAAGTTGAGTGTTGATAATGGTGGTAGTAGAGTGTGTGATGATGGGGGGAAATTAGGTTTATCTGCTGGACTGCGGCTTTGCAGTAATAAGAGGAAAGATAGGGAGGAAGATGATGGGGGTCGCTCTTCCGGGTTTCGAGCTATAAAGGAttcaagtaagcccattgtAGCTAAACCATTAG cagcaggtgaAACTCATTTGTGCTCGGAATCAAAAACATGGAAGCTTTTGAGCTACAACGTTTGGTTCCGTCAAGAAGTTGAGATGCACAAGAGGATGAGAGCACTTGGGGACCTTATCGAATTGCACTCACCTGATGTGATGTGCTTTCAG GAGGTTACTCCCATTTCTTATGACATCTTCCAGAAATCAAGCTGGTGGAAGGGGTACCGTTGCTCGCTGCCAGATGAGACTGCATTCCCAGCAGGATACTTCTGCATGCAG TTATCCAAATTGCCAGTTAAATCCTATAGCAGCAAGCCCTTCCACAATTCTGTCATGGCACGAGAGCTTTGTGTTGCAGAAGTAGAAGTGCTGCCAGGAACGACAATGGTTGTTGCCACGAGCCATTTAGAAAGTCCGAATCCAAGCCCTCCGACTTGGAACCAGATGTTCAGCAAAGAACGTGTTGTGCAGGCTAACGAGGCCTTGAGGTTGCTGGGGAAGAATGAGAATGTGATATTCTGCGGTGACATGAACTGGGATGAGAAACGGGATGGGGCTTTTCCTCTAGCGGGCGGATGGGTGGATGCGTGGACAGAGCTGAGGCCCGGAGAAGATGGATGGACTTACGACACAAAATCGAACAAGATGCTGACTGGCAGCCGGGGTGTGCAGAAACGACTGGATAGATTCATTTGCAAGCTGAAGGATTTGAAGATAAGGAAGATTGAGATGATTGGTAGAGATGCGATTGCAGGCGTGTCGTATATCAAAGAGAAAAGAGTGAAAGGGCAGGTGAAGGAGCTGTCGCTTCCAGTTTTGCCTAGTGATCACTATGGTTTGCTATTAACAATCTCTACCACTTAG